The Methanothrix sp. genome window below encodes:
- the cbiQ gene encoding cobalt ECF transporter T component CbiQ, protein MHRLLDDYAHENGLRGVSPKLKLAIGVFSIIACIASPMPAVPLAVSACLSAALIALARIPWRLYIGLTAIPLSFALLSASVVALISPGEALVSIGALRLSSEGMWLGLLLVSRTIGGTSSLFFMALTTPMTEIFAILRSMGLPESLVELSMLIYRYIFVLLEEAMMVHSAQDMRMGYSSIRSSISSSAMLASVLFIRAWERGERLMVAMDSRCYSGRMPLVESHSVRLDHLAVSVIYILSITALLLAVIRGGSA, encoded by the coding sequence ATGCACAGGCTCCTGGACGACTATGCGCATGAGAACGGATTGAGGGGGGTGAGCCCGAAGCTCAAGCTCGCTATAGGCGTGTTCTCAATAATCGCATGCATCGCATCCCCAATGCCTGCTGTGCCCCTTGCTGTGTCAGCATGCCTGAGCGCTGCTTTGATCGCGCTGGCCAGGATACCCTGGAGGCTTTACATCGGTCTGACCGCAATACCACTCTCCTTCGCGCTCCTTAGCGCCTCAGTCGTCGCGCTCATCAGCCCCGGGGAGGCGCTGGTGAGCATCGGCGCTCTCAGGCTCAGCAGCGAGGGGATGTGGCTTGGCCTGCTTCTGGTATCGAGGACGATCGGCGGCACATCCTCACTCTTCTTCATGGCCCTCACAACCCCCATGACTGAGATCTTCGCCATTCTGAGATCCATGGGACTGCCGGAGTCACTGGTGGAGCTCTCGATGCTCATATACCGCTATATCTTCGTCCTCCTTGAGGAGGCGATGATGGTGCACAGCGCTCAGGATATGAGGATGGGATACTCAAGCATCAGGAGCTCCATCAGCTCCTCCGCCATGCTCGCCAGTGTTCTCTTCATAAGGGCCTGGGAGAGGGGAGAGAGGCTGATGGTGGCCATGGACTCGAGATGCTACAGCGGTAGGATGCCTCTGGTGGAGAGCCATTCTGTGAGGCTGGACCATCTTGCAGTATCTGTTATTTACATTCTCTCGATCACAGCACTGCTGCTCGCGGTTATCAGGGGAGGATCAGCTTGA
- a CDS encoding ATP-binding cassette domain-containing protein, with protein MSEILGLRDVCYIYGDGHAALRNVTLSIESGSKVALVGPNGAGKSTLLLMLNGTLRPSSGTVLFRGEPMRYDSRSLMDVRKSVGMVFQNSDDQLFAPTVEQDIAFGPLNLGYPGDKIERYVGYALSYVGLEEHRNRPPHHLSGGEKKRVAIAGILVMEPEVLVLDEPTSNLDPATSEEIMEMLDELNLYGKTVVISTHDVELAYRWADEVVLMDGGEVVRTGPPEKVFADSDTLRKARLKLPAVLEIYREMLGRGLLAPVDEMPRNIVDLMHLIESAAGISGRKPGRIYICDISGTPPSRIRDILSSGAVSYIGAMGTKAKMVANEELLELDFSYGVVDKCVLKAIAGRSSLIITSGGMVEHAERRIRSYAEEFGIDIEVILLPRAHASTPVDNINLY; from the coding sequence TTGAGCGAGATACTCGGGCTCAGGGATGTGTGCTACATCTACGGAGATGGGCATGCTGCTCTCAGGAACGTCACCCTCTCCATAGAGAGCGGCAGCAAGGTCGCCCTCGTCGGTCCCAATGGCGCTGGAAAATCCACACTGCTGCTGATGCTCAACGGTACCCTCAGACCATCATCTGGAACGGTCCTTTTCAGGGGCGAGCCGATGAGGTATGATTCTCGCTCTCTCATGGATGTCAGGAAGAGTGTGGGCATGGTATTTCAGAACTCAGATGACCAGCTCTTCGCCCCCACTGTTGAGCAGGACATCGCATTCGGTCCTCTTAATCTGGGGTATCCGGGAGACAAGATCGAGAGATATGTTGGCTATGCTCTGAGCTATGTGGGTCTGGAGGAGCACCGGAACCGGCCTCCACATCACCTCAGCGGCGGGGAGAAGAAGCGGGTCGCCATAGCAGGGATCCTGGTGATGGAGCCGGAGGTTCTGGTTCTGGATGAACCGACAAGCAACCTGGATCCTGCGACATCTGAGGAGATCATGGAGATGCTCGATGAGCTGAACCTCTACGGGAAGACCGTGGTGATCTCCACCCATGACGTGGAGCTCGCGTACCGCTGGGCTGATGAGGTTGTGCTGATGGACGGCGGGGAGGTTGTGCGCACCGGCCCGCCGGAGAAGGTGTTCGCGGATTCCGATACACTCAGGAAGGCTCGCCTGAAGCTTCCCGCAGTTCTGGAGATCTACAGGGAGATGCTGGGGAGGGGGCTCCTGGCGCCAGTGGACGAGATGCCAAGGAACATTGTGGATCTGATGCACCTGATAGAATCAGCAGCTGGAATATCGGGGAGGAAACCGGGCAGGATATACATATGCGACATCTCCGGCACCCCGCCCTCAAGGATTCGCGATATACTCTCATCTGGCGCAGTGAGCTACATCGGCGCAATGGGGACTAAGGCGAAGATGGTCGCAAACGAGGAGCTTCTGGAGCTTGATTTCTCCTATGGGGTCGTGGACAAGTGTGTGCTCAAGGCGATAGCAGGCAGGAGCTCTCTCATCATAACATCCGGCGGCATGGTGGAGCATGCAGAGCGCAGGATCAGGTCCTACGCGGAGGAGTTCGGCATCGATATCGAGGTTATACTCCTCCCCAGGGCGCATGCATCCACACCAGTAGATAATATTAATTTATATTAA
- a CDS encoding TIGR00269 family protein, with protein sequence MIPCSRCSRPSVIHQRYSGLNLCAEHFEEDVQRKIRETLRACRIFSRGGRVAVALSGGKDSSVLLYTLKMIFSHRRDIELVALMVDEGISGYREGTLQTASELADRLEVPYITLSFREEFSITIDEIAREDLSQAPCTYCGVMRKHLLNRSARELNAIALATGHNLDDEAQTVLLNYLRGDVDRLFRLVPKRHREGMVYRIKPLRRIPEREVATYAMLHGIFPRTHKSCPNVPRAMRLEVKNMLNDLEARHPGTKYSILRGFDRIRELAPDVHVDLQRCERCGEPAGSSVCKTCQLLEEFRAKPLSHKSENSCPDVRLGSSAGQSE encoded by the coding sequence ATGATCCCCTGCAGCAGGTGCAGCAGGCCCTCGGTGATACACCAGCGCTACTCGGGCCTCAATCTGTGCGCTGAGCACTTCGAGGAGGATGTGCAGAGGAAGATCCGTGAGACACTGAGGGCCTGCCGGATATTCTCCAGAGGGGGCAGGGTGGCAGTCGCCCTGAGCGGAGGGAAGGACAGCTCTGTGCTGCTCTACACGCTGAAGATGATATTCTCCCACCGCAGGGATATCGAGCTCGTCGCCCTGATGGTCGATGAGGGCATAAGCGGCTACAGGGAGGGCACACTGCAAACTGCCTCTGAGCTTGCGGATCGGCTTGAGGTGCCCTACATCACCCTCAGCTTCAGAGAGGAGTTCAGCATAACCATTGATGAGATCGCAAGAGAGGATCTCAGCCAGGCGCCATGCACCTACTGCGGCGTCATGAGAAAGCACCTTCTCAACAGATCAGCTAGGGAGCTCAACGCAATCGCGCTTGCCACAGGCCACAATCTCGATGACGAGGCCCAGACCGTGCTTCTGAACTACCTGAGGGGCGATGTCGACAGACTCTTCAGGCTTGTACCGAAGCGCCACAGGGAGGGGATGGTCTACAGGATAAAGCCCCTGAGGAGGATCCCGGAGCGCGAGGTCGCAACCTACGCGATGCTTCATGGTATATTTCCCCGCACCCACAAATCCTGCCCGAACGTCCCCAGAGCGATGAGGCTTGAAGTCAAGAACATGCTCAACGATCTGGAGGCAAGACATCCGGGCACGAAGTACTCGATCCTGAGGGGGTTCGACAGGATCCGCGAGCTTGCGCCCGATGTTCACGTTGATCTCCAGCGGTGCGAGAGGTGCGGCGAGCCTGCGGGGAGCAGTGTTTGCAAGACATGCCAGCTGCTGGAGGAGTTCAGAGCAAAGCCTTTAAGTCATAAAAGCGAGAACTCATGCCCCGATGTTCGCCTCGGTAGCTCAGCTGGTCAGAGCGAGTGA
- a CDS encoding peptidylprolyl isomerase, with translation MSLNKGDIIKLEYTGIVDGRVFTSTSADVARENGIYDENVIYGPRIVILGAGQIVPGLEEELMGKEPGQSGSVELPPEKAYGVRDPEKIETVMLNRFKEDKPYPGMRVSVDGKIGVVTRIVGRKATIDFNHPFADKSVRFDYRILERIEDREEKLRAMIKIFSDIDLESRITDDVAEIIVPWEISYFKDWLMIRRWLADMALRTLGLKEVRFVERHTPEDRLRAELISPPEKPAEDSESGETEKPGQENVGADSGENSDSKTQP, from the coding sequence ATGAGTCTGAATAAAGGAGATATTATAAAGCTGGAATATACAGGGATCGTGGACGGCAGGGTGTTCACATCCACAAGCGCAGATGTCGCAAGAGAGAACGGGATATACGACGAGAATGTGATATACGGTCCCAGGATCGTGATACTGGGAGCTGGCCAGATAGTTCCCGGGCTCGAGGAGGAGCTGATGGGAAAGGAGCCGGGCCAATCAGGATCCGTGGAGCTGCCGCCGGAGAAGGCATACGGCGTTCGCGATCCGGAAAAGATTGAGACCGTGATGCTAAACAGGTTCAAGGAGGATAAGCCGTATCCTGGGATGCGCGTCTCTGTCGATGGAAAAATAGGGGTTGTTACAAGGATCGTCGGGAGAAAGGCGACGATCGACTTCAATCATCCATTCGCCGATAAGAGCGTGAGGTTCGACTACAGGATACTGGAGCGCATAGAGGACAGGGAGGAGAAGCTCAGAGCAATGATCAAGATCTTCAGCGATATCGATCTTGAATCCAGGATCACAGACGACGTGGCTGAGATAATAGTCCCGTGGGAGATATCCTACTTCAAGGACTGGCTCATGATAAGGCGCTGGCTTGCAGATATGGCCCTCAGGACTCTGGGGCTGAAGGAGGTCAGGTTTGTCGAGAGGCATACCCCCGAGGACAGGTTACGTGCTGAGCTGATATCGCCTCCTGAGAAGCCGGCGGAGGACTCAGAGTCGGGAGAGACTGAGAAGCCAGGGCAGGAGAATGTGGGTGCGGACTCTGGAGAGAACTCTGACAGCAAGACCCAGCCCTGA
- a CDS encoding radical SAM protein: MTQLLKTAALTVDFIDEARRIEAHGALSLMVQPILKKINDRLAEEKPALVRSDAIIPSTWLPPIPSGPFRRLIMNEARMAIGREVPQTVSIEVTRRCGCRCEHCTLQEGEGELSSEAIRSVIDQALDLGACIITFTEGDPLLRPDIIDLVRHVDKDRAVVNLFTPGLEMTPEIADALRDAGLYNLIIGVYSTDSRIHDEIRGVIGAHERALDAIRMGLKAGLMVTMSTHVNSERVNTLPELYELARDLGVHELSVWEAVPKREEERLTRIDREKIIRFYRKMNSSQDGPRVFASTYFEGEMLGCMAGRRWLHVGVDGGVRGCPYLRTVYGNVLDAPLSEIWMAMRRSGDFKGFRSECPAQEIV; this comes from the coding sequence ATGACTCAGCTACTAAAGACCGCAGCCCTTACGGTCGACTTCATCGATGAGGCTCGGAGGATCGAGGCGCATGGGGCTCTCTCACTCATGGTCCAGCCGATACTGAAGAAGATAAATGATAGGCTGGCGGAGGAGAAGCCTGCGCTTGTGAGGAGCGATGCGATAATACCCTCAACCTGGCTGCCACCGATACCAAGTGGGCCCTTCAGGCGGCTCATCATGAATGAGGCAAGGATGGCGATAGGCAGGGAGGTCCCCCAGACGGTAAGCATAGAGGTGACACGCAGGTGCGGGTGCAGGTGTGAGCACTGCACGCTCCAGGAGGGCGAGGGCGAGCTCTCCTCAGAGGCGATCAGGAGCGTCATAGATCAGGCTCTGGATCTGGGTGCGTGCATAATCACGTTCACCGAGGGAGATCCTCTCCTCAGGCCCGACATCATCGATCTTGTGAGGCATGTGGATAAGGACAGGGCTGTCGTAAATCTCTTCACCCCTGGGCTTGAGATGACCCCTGAGATCGCTGATGCATTGAGGGATGCAGGCCTTTACAACCTGATCATAGGTGTTTACAGCACTGACTCGAGGATCCACGATGAGATCCGTGGCGTCATCGGGGCCCATGAGAGGGCTCTGGATGCCATCAGAATGGGGCTGAAGGCAGGCCTGATGGTGACGATGTCAACTCATGTGAACTCCGAGAGGGTCAATACGCTTCCGGAGCTCTACGAGCTTGCCAGAGATCTAGGGGTTCATGAGCTATCTGTGTGGGAGGCGGTACCGAAGAGGGAGGAGGAGCGCCTGACCCGTATCGACAGGGAGAAGATCATACGCTTCTACAGGAAGATGAACTCATCCCAGGACGGGCCAAGAGTCTTCGCGAGCACGTACTTCGAGGGCGAGATGCTGGGATGCATGGCAGGCAGACGCTGGCTGCATGTGGGTGTGGACGGTGGCGTCAGGGGATGTCCTTACCTCAGGACGGTCTACGGGAACGTTCTGGATGCACCTCTATCTGAAATATGGATGGCGATGAGACGCTCCGGCGATTTTAAAGGGTTCAGATCCGAGTGTCCGGCTCAGGAGATCGTATGA